From the Primulina tabacum isolate GXHZ01 chromosome 3, ASM2559414v2, whole genome shotgun sequence genome, one window contains:
- the LOC142539512 gene encoding putative carboxylesterase 11, with product MPSIGVKLYSVFFKFMLKHRLQSRLQTPEGDASGGGAASLGVTSRPDEETAAAANPSFTDGVATKDYHIDPLTSLSIRIFIPDTCLRSPETLTKSRPGFGSDAAQSFNRRNSYGSPNNGVSSSNSNALTHPQNVDSNRRKSYAGSNDELNLKSGSGIYRGYNPAGNKCRRLPVMLQFHGGGFVSGSNDSVGNDYFCRRIAKSCDVIVLAVGYRLAPENKYPAAFEDGLKVLHWLAKQTRLAECSKSLGSLKGGGADLRKTDGNWHVPDAFGASMVEPWLAAHGDPSRCVLLGVSCGGNIAEYVARKAVEAGKLLDPVKVVAQVLMYPFFIGSVPTHSEIKLANSYFYDKAMCVLAWKLLLTEEEFSLDHAAANPLVSGRGPPLKQMPPTLTVVAEHDWMRDRAIAYSEELRKVNVDAPVLEYKDAVHEFATLDMLLKTPQAQACAEDIAIWVKKHISLRGHEFSY from the exons ATGCCAAGCATAGGTGTGAAATTGTACAGTGTGTTTTTCAAATTTATGCTAAAGCATCGGCTACAGAGCCGATTGCAGACACCCGAAGGCGATGCATCCGGTGGTGGCGCAGCCTCCTTGGGGGTAACGTCACGGCCTGATGAGGAGACGGCAGCGGCAGCCAACCCTTCCTTCACCGACGGTGTTGCCACTAAGGATTATCATATTGATCCCTTAACCTCTCTCTCGATCCGTATCTTCATTCCGGATACTTGCCTCCGTTCCCCCGAAACTTTAACCAAATCTCGGCCCGGGTTTGGATCCGATGCGGCCCAGTCGTTTAACCGCCGCAACAGCTACGGGTCGCCCAACAATGGTGTTTCTAGCAGCAATTCTAATGCTCTTACGCATCCTCAGAATGTTGATAGTAACAGAAGAAAAAGTTACGCAGGTAGCAACGATGAGTTGAATTTAAAATCAGGAAGTGGGATTTACAGAGGGTATAATCCGGCGGGGAACAAGTGCCGCAGACTTCCAGTGATGTTGCAATTCCATGGCGGAGGATTTGTTAGTGGGAGCAACGATTCGGTTGGCAATGATTATTTCTGCAGGCGTATTGCGAAATCGTGTGATGTGATTGTCTTGGCCGTGGGTTATAGATTGGCGCCTGAGAATAAGTACCCAGCAGCATTTGAGGATGGGTTGAAGGTGCTGCATTGGCTGGCAAAGCAGACTCGTTTGGCTGAATGCAGCAAGTCGTTGGGGAGTTTGAAGGGTGGTGGAGCTGATTTGAGGAAGACAGATGGTAATTGGCATGTTCCTGATGCCTTCGGCGCCTCAATGGTGGAGCCTTGGTTAGCTGCGCATGGAGATCCGTCGAG ATGTGTGCTTCTTGGAGTGAGTTGTGGGGGAAATATTGCTGAATATGTGGCAAGGAAAGCGGTAGAGGCTGGTAAGCTTTTGGACCCGGTAAAGGTGGTTGCTCAGGTTTTGATGTATCCCTTTTTCATCGGAAGTGTACCCACACATTCGGAGATAAAACTGGCGAATTCCTACTTCTATGACAAGGCTATGTGCGTACTTGCATGGAAACTTCTCCTGACCGAGGAGGAGTTTAGCCTGGATCACGCCGCTGCAAACCCACTCGTTTCTGGTAGAGGTCCTCCTTTGAAGCAGATGCCCCCAACATTGACTGTGGTAGCTGAACATGACTGGATGAGAGATCGAGCGATTGCATATTCAGAGGAGCTCCGGAAGGTGAATGTGGACGCTCCTGTTCTTGAGTACAAAGATGCAGTTCACGAGTTTGCAACCCTTGACATGCTTCTTAAGACACCTCAGGCTCAGGCGTGTGCGGAGGACATTGCCATCTGGGTCAAGAAACATATTTCACTTCGAGGTCACGAGTTTTCATATTGA